A region from the Vicia villosa cultivar HV-30 ecotype Madison, WI linkage group LG3, Vvil1.0, whole genome shotgun sequence genome encodes:
- the LOC131656980 gene encoding uncharacterized protein LOC131656980, producing the protein MSSSSNSTNHLSFPFFQSNLKIPSKNYSHTMTIETPEISQDIIEEKGATIELHIQGLYKLYVQPYKALPPLTMENDFIVSPKLSYNFKIPLLFLIEKPTFSPLYVAQRLAKLPISSDLAAYLEPHIVQSAVELGRKCENKEFKIVFDVKFVEIDLADNCECEGYLRRGLV; encoded by the coding sequence ATGTCTTCTTCCTCCAACTCCACAAACCATTTATCATTTCCTTTTTTTCAGTCAAACCTTAAAATACCAAGTAAAAACTATAGCCACACCATGACCATAGAAACTCCAGAAATATCACAAGATATTATTGAAGAAAAAGGAGCAACAATAGAACTTCATATTCAAGGTTTATATAAGCTCTATGTTCAACCCTATAAAGCTCTTCCACCTTTAACaatggaaaatgatttcattGTGTCACCAAAGCTTAGTTACAACTTCAAGATTCCTCTTCTCTTTCTCATTGAAAAGCCAACATTTTCTCCCCTTTATGTTGCTCAAAGATTGGCAAAATTACCTATAAGTTCTGATTTGGCTGCATATTTAGAACCACATATTGTTCAAAGTGCTGTTGAGTTGGGGAGAAAGTGTGAAAATAAGGAGTTTAAGATTGTTTTTGATGTAAAGtttgttgagattgatttggCAGATAATTGTGAGTGTGAAGGGTATCTAAGGCGTGGTCTTGTttag